The Natrinema sp. SYSU A 869 DNA segment ACGATGGAAGCCTGGGTCGAAGACCTCGTCGACGAGGCGGTTGCTGCCCTCGCCAAGGAACTCCAGTAGTGGCTTGTCCGGCATTTTGTTTAAGTTGGAATCCAGTAAAATCGTCGGTAAGTACGAGTTCGGACTTATCGAAATAGATTTCTAACCAGTGTTAATCTAAACACGTGCCTCCATGGAAAACTCGGACCTTATCCAGGCTCTGATCCTCTGGTACGTTGTTATGATCGCTCTTGAGACGACCGACCTCTCTGGGAGTATCGGAATACTGTCCGGTTTAGTCGGTCTCGCACTCTTATTCCTGCTCCCACTCTACATCATCAGAGGTGTAGTAGTGATGATTGCAGAGCCAACAGGAACGTGAATTGATACAGGAATACCTTGTATTGAACGAAGTTGCTGTCCAACTTCAGGGAGATTCTCGGACATGACCCAAGCGGTAAGTACACACGCGAATCTAACACAGCACAGCACAAAACGTCCCATGGCGACGAGGAAATTCACGACTGGGGGCATTTCTGGCTACTGCGTGGTCGTCCGTGAACCTTTTATAAATCTATATCAAAGTAATTAATAACTCTATGTCCCGATTCAAACTCTTGATGAACCGTGAGAATGTTCAGATAATTGTAGAGTTGCTTCTATTGTGGGGACTGGTCACACTGGGATACCTGTATTTTTTGGAACCGTTGCTTCAGTCGGTAGCACCGAACGTATACGTCGAGTCGGGGTTGGACTTTGGTCGGTACGAGGCCCCGGACACGCCGACAGAACTCACTCATGTTACGCTTACCGTGATAATCGGCCTTTCATTTTACTACTGGAGGCTTAATTACACCACTCTTGGAGCGAAAGCTCAGGAGGCGATGGACAAGTTCGAAAGGGCAGAATAGCCGAACCAAACATATTGGCGAAGCTCCATCGACTTTGACCGCTTCGCCGTCGCGGTCAGACAGAGCCACCGTGATCCTATATATTCCCTGCTAGGTCAGTGCGCGGGTTCTCTCGAAGACGGACTCACCGGGACTCTGGTCGTGACTCGCTATGGAGTCTCGTCCGTAGTCGCAGATGTGACCTCGGCGGGATCGAAATTATCGACGTGCTGTTCGACGACCCCGGAGTTTACGCCCTGGGCCACCAGCTCTGGGACGTAGGGGTCGTGGTCCCAGAGTAGAAAGCGAATTACCGCGCCAACGAGACCGAGCCCCAGGCCGATTCCGAGAGACCCTATGAAATTCTCGAAGAATACCATCCCGAAATCATCGCGAGGACTGGAACGGAGATTCCGATGGTGAGGGTCGCTATCAACCGACGCTTGCGAGCCAGTCGCTCGTGGGCTCGGATTACCGGTTCACCGTCACCCGCTGGACAAACTTCCTGTTCACCATCTTTGTGCTGGAGTACGTCGTACCGCTCCCATTCGTCTGGTGCCTCCTGAGTCATATTCTCGGTTGGAAGTAGATTAAAATAATTCTGTTGGATCTTCCGGTCGTGTTTAGTTTGTAGCATTGTGCCAGGGCAGCGAAGGCTTGAAGCCACGATTCGGCTGTTGACGATTTTGCGTGACTAAAACAGTTTAAAACGAGGAGGTACATCATTTTATCTCACAAAAGATACGTTCAGCAGCGTTCCGATTTTCATGTTTTTCGTATCGAAATCGGAGCCCAGATAGACGGAGTGCAGTCTGGAGATGTTTTGCTCCATCAACGAAAACACAGCGTTCTCGACGTCGTGTTTCTCGGTCAGTTCATGTAAAAACAGCTCTGTGAGAGCAGCCGTAGTTGTCGAAAACAGCCGTATATGAAGTGGTTCGTTCGATTTGGGATCGACGGCAGCATACAGTCAGTACTGTTGATCGTCGATCCGAATCACCGTCTCGTCGAGCGCAACGTGATTTGGACGCATCGGTGGCGGGTTGTAGATCACACTTGTGTACCCAATCGTGAACGGCTTTCCGTGATCGTTGGACACCGAACTTCTCCAATTCTCGAACGGTATTCGAAAGCGATAGTCCAGACAGATGCAGCCGAATATCTAACTCCATCAGCTGACGCGGTGTCCGCGGCATTGTTCAGATTAGCTGGTTCCAGCAGTATGCGTAGCTCTGCAACCATGTTTCAGCGGTTTCTAGATCGGCATTTCTAAAACAGTTTCCAAACTGGGAGGTACGTCGTTTTATCTCTTGAAAGAGACGTTCAACGGCGTTCCGATTTCCATGTGTTTCGTATCGAAATCGGAGCCCGTGACCATGAAGCGCAGCTTTGAGCCACGGTGCTGAATCGACGAGAAACACAGCATCATCGACGTCGTGTTTCTCCCGAAGTTCAGTGAGAAATATCGAGGTAAGTGCTGTTGTTCGTGTTGAATAGAGCTTAACGTGGAGGAATTCGTTGGTTTCGGAATCGACAGCGGCGTACAGCCAATAGCGCTGATCGTCAAGTTGGATCACTGTTTCGTCGAGCGCGATGTGATCCGGTTGCTTTCCGTCTGTTGGCTGTAGCTCGGCTTTCTGAACCCAATTATGAACGGTCGATCGCGCCGGTTCGACACCGAATTTCTCTAAGATAGAAACAGTATCCGAAAGTGATAATCCAGACAGGTGGAGCTGGATACTCAATCGCATCAGCTCACGCGGTGTCGCTTCTCGCTCCACAAAATCTAATTGAGCGCCGCTACTAGAACCGGTAAGGCGGCTGAATTCGGGCATGGATACCTAGAATTCTGACCGCCTCACTTTTCAGACCTTATCTGAACAGCGCCTCGCGCTCCACAAAACCCAAATCAATCCAGCCGCTACTACCACTGAGGCGTGCGATTTCTGCTATGAACCAGCTGAAAATCAGCACGCCTCACTTTTCACGCTTAACTAAACACAACCGATACCTCATGTGAAAGATAAAAATTAGAAGGTTTAAATGAAAGAGATGAGCCTGATAATTCGAGTCCGTTCTCAGATTTCGGCGGTCTGTGCTTCCTCGTAGATCTCGGTGAACAAATCGGCGTCCCGGAGCAACTGCGGCACCGAGTCTTCGTCCAGCCCCTTGCCGGACTGCGCAGAGATCTGATTCTGCAGCGCCGATATCTGGTTGATGACCGACCCGATCTTGTTGTTGACTGCCTTCGCGGGTAAAGTGGTCTCGGAGTCAGCCAGGCCAGCGACCTCGTCGATGAGGTCGACAGTCCGAAGAGCGATTTGTTCGGTCTTATTGTCGATTCCGTTCGGCACGACAGAATCGTTTCCATTGCCACCACCTTTGCCGTTGCCACCGCCTTTGGCACTGGATTGCTCAGCTCGGGCAGCGGCGATAGCACCGTCTTCGAACCAATCTACGAGTTCGTTAAGTGCACGCTCAAGATACGTTTGCTTGTTCTGGACAAGAATATAGCTCGACACGGACTCGGTCCGTCCGTCGATAGTAGCATTGAACTTTGGCTGGTACTTCCCGGCCGCTGGCGTGCCGGCGAGCGAGACAGTTGCCGTCTCCCCAGCGGCGATCTGGTCGACCCTGTTCGATGCGAGACTCACTGATGCGTCTGAGTCTATCGAGAGGACCACGTCTTCCGCTGCCGTCGTCGTATCGTTCCGAAGAGTCAGCTCACCGTCTACGTCCGACCCCTCGGGAACGATGAACTGCTTCGGTGCGACAGGTGTGACGAACACCGGCGACTGTATGTCCGTCTCTGTACTCTCGAGTTCCGCTTTCAGTGCACCCACCTCTTCGTCGAACTGGTCATGAGTCTCGATGGCACTGTTCAGTTTGTCGAGTACCTTCTCCTCAGACTTCCCACGGAGGTATCCGACTAGCGCCGTGTTTACTTCGATCTTCGCCTGGCCGACCCGTGCGCCGGTTTCGTACACATCCGATGCGACCGGTACCGTCCCGCCTACCGACGCACGGGCAGCCCGTGACAGACTCATAAGCGCCTGCACTCGGGCACGGTCCCTCTCGGACGTGTCCAGAAGTTCGGCTGTCGCATCGACAGTTCGCTCGCGGTCGCCGGCCTGAATACTTGCGCGTAACTCGCGGAAGATTTCTTGAGTCATTTTAGTTCCTCCTCCAACCTGCGTGAGGTCAGTGTATGTTAGCAACGCCCCGGTTGCACTGTGGGTCCCACCGATAATCTGGACCGATTTCTCGGCGAAGAAAAACCGTCCGCGGTCGACGAGTACCTGCAGTCCCAGCAGAACCAACGAGGCCGTCCCGAGCGTTGACAGCGATATAATCGACCCCGCCCCACCGGTCGCAGCGAGACCGATTAGTGCAGAGATGATGGTCAGATAGGCGAGATATTTCGAGGCCTCCGAGAACACATCTGAGAGTGTTTCCAGTTGGTTCAGCGCGAAATCGACCCCATCAGTGGTTGATTTGAGCACAGTGTTGGCGATTTCCAGCAACGTCTCCCGGTCCGACTCTGACTGCAACGACAGCTCTCCATTCTCTGCGTCTTCAACAATGCGTTCGACCAGCTGGTCGATACTCGGGTTGATGGAGGTGTCCGGAATTGCCGACACCTCGGCAACCAGGTCGGAGAGATTCTGAATCGTCTCCACGCCCGCTATCTCCCCGAGGTCGATCTCGTCCGGAATCTCCTCGAGGAAGTCGAACGTGATCTCGTCCGGAATGTTTCCGAACTCTGCCTCCCCGTCCTGATTGTAGACGTTGAGGTCGTCCTCTCCACTGATGTTCGCTGCAGAATCGAATCCAGAATCGATTGCTCCTGAGAGTGCGTTCGACGCGTCCTCTGCGCCTTCGAGGCCATCGTTGGCCAGGTCGGACCCGGGAACGTTGATATCGACGCTATCCGGAATGTCGAATTCGTAGGACGGCGGTTCGAAATCCCCCAAGTCATCGAGCAAGTCGATGGCGGACCCGCTCGCCCCACCGTCGAGATACTTCTGGTATTCAAGCGCGGCGATGGTCTCAGTGGTTGTTGACGCGGTTTCGTCGATTGCATCGAATGTGTCTGTTGCAGGTTCCAGCCTTCCCTGGATGAGACCCTCTGTGCCTTCCTCGGCCCAATCCTTCGGATCATCCGCGTTCGCGAGCGTATCGTCCTGTAGCCTACTGTTGAGTTCGTCGAACGTAAGTTGCTGGTCGTCGTCGGCTGAACTCGTTCCACGGCCAGATGTCTTTCCGGTCGTGCTCAGGTCATCCCCGATATTCTCTACCTTCCGGAGAACTCCATTAACCACGTCATCTTCCAGCGCTCGGGTGAGACCTACATTGATTGCTTCCCCAGCTCCGCGAGCAACAGCTTCGATGGACAGCGTCTTGATAACGTCGACAGCCGCTTCCACCTGTCGGTCGATAATCGCACCCGACCCTCTGTCCTCGATGGGTGCGGAGACTGCAGCCTCGGTGACGTTCTCTATATTGACCAGTCGTTCGAGCGATTCGCCGGCCTGTTGCCGGTCAAGTGTATCGAGTTCTACTTCGCCGTCGCCGTTCTGGTCGAGGCGGTCGAGATACGACGATGCCTCGGTGTCCAGATTATCGGGGCTCAACAAGAGCACCGATGGGTAGCCGTCCGCCGACTCTCCGATCAACCGCGAACCTGCGGTATCCCGTATCGATGAGATGAGGGTCCGCTTCTCGCTGTACAGCCTGTCCAGGTTTAGACCATCGATGTCCGACGGGATAGTGACTGTTCCGTCTATATTGCTAGTGCCTCTGTCTGGGTCCTCAACGATGACCGACAACACTCCGGCCGCTCCAATGGCCAGGTCGGTTCCGTACTCAATGACGTACGCTGTCACGATGAACTCGATAATCTCGCTGAGGATGGTCGTGAAGTCACCGTCGTCGATATCGACGTAGTGGCCGTTCACGAGTTCCGCGAGGTTCTCCTTCGAGGCGTCTTCGTCGTCGTATCCCGGTGACACGGCAACGTATGCAGCCCCGCGGTCACGAATCTTGTCGGCCACTTCGTCGATTGTGTAGTCTGTGAACCCGCTTCCGTCGCCCTCGTAGTGTGAGAGCGCGTCCGTGATGTCAATGATGACCTTCTGTGCTTCGTCACGGTAATCGAAATTCAGTGCACGGACGATGGCGTCAAAATTGTCCTCCGGGGAATCGCCCCCACCTCTGGCCGAGAGGCCATTGACGGCGGATTTGAGTCTGTCTGTATCCCCGTCGAGTTTCAGGTCGGTCTCGATGTCGTCTTTGAATGTAACGAGCCCGTACCGGGCGTTGACGCCCGCAGCCTCGATATCGTCGATGAGGTCTGCCACCTTTGTTTTCAGCCCATCGATCTCGTCACCCATGCTCCCGGTGTCGTCGAACACGAAGACGATGTCCGATTCCGCGCTCCCAAACGAGAAGTTCTGAATTTCCCGCTCGACGCCTTCCTCGATAATTGTGAAAGCGTCTTCGGTCAACTCCCCGTTTCGCCCCGCTTCAGTATCGACACTCATATTGAGCTGAATGTTCGGGTAATCTGATGGGTCCGCACTCAGCAGGTCTACGAAGGAATCTGTAGCACTTGCGTTCGAAGCAAAGAATCCCGGAAGTGTCACCCCTGAAGCAGCCAATTTCATCCAGTCTCGCCGCGTGAAAACCGTCTTTTGTTCCGCTGTCTCATCTGTTCGGTTCTGATTCTTATCCATTTGAACCAAATATTTGTATATATCTTTTATACTTAAATCAAACGTAATTCAGTAATAGTGCTATAGATTGGATACCCACCAAACAGCAGGGTGAACGCTGAGGTGGAATGAGTCCAAGGACCTTCCAAAATAGACGACGCGCCGTTTGAGTCGCGCGTGTTTGGAGAGAGAGGGGGACGACTGCGCTGGCGCTGGCAGTCGGTCGCTTGCAGCGAGGGTTCAATCGGGGAAATCACCCTCGTAGCCGCCCGAAAAGAGTTCGCAGCCGAGAAGAAAGGAAACTACGGATCGAACCTCGAGTACATCCTCAAGAAATGGACCGACAACTGGCTCGACGGCCGCGACGAGGAAATACTCGCGGACGTGACGCCGCTGACGATGCGTCACTACGCCTCGTATCTCGAGCGACGGGCTCGCGGAGACACCGGGATCGCCGAGTCGGCGGCCCGCACGTACTACAACTATGTCTCGGCGCTGCTCTCGTGGGCGGTAAAAGTCGAGTATCTCTCGGAGAATCCGGCAGAGAAAGAGCGAGCGAAAGGCCCGCTTCCGTCGGCGACGACGAGTAGCAGCGACCAACAGTTCTGGACACCCGAACAGCGCCGGGCGATCACCGACTACGTCGACGAACGCGCTCGAGCAACTCGTCGACTCAGCAGGCTCTGATCTCGAAGTTAGGTTCTCGGTTAGTGAGTTTCGTCTCTGCGCAACACAGTTTGATGTGCAGATTCTTGCGGGTCCAGAGTAGGAGAACCAGCTAGGGTATCCTCGGCTCGTTTGTTCACTCCCTAAATTTCTCCCTCAGATTGAGGAGAATATACCAGTAAGTGCGTATGCGAATCTAACGCTGGCACTTCTCTCAGCCACCGATGATATTGGCAGAGCTGTGCTGAATACACAGCGCGGGCCGTGTTTAGACGCGAAAACTCACGGGATAGAGTGCCTGTTATGTGGGAATAGCAATATAGCTGTCCGAACTGTCGTTGACGTCTAAGAACACCTCTCAGAAACGTCGACGTCTCAGCCGTTCTTCCGAGAGTGTAGAATCGACACCGAGTGTCCAGTTAGCAAACTCTCGACCACATCTCACGTTCAGTGGTCACAATCTATCCATAGAACACCTCTCGCTAGCGTCTAAACAAGGCCCACAGCGCGTATTCCCTCCCTTCCCTCCGATTTATGTCGCAAATGGTGGTAACAATAAACATGGCCAATGCAACCGTACTCGCCATCGGCGGTACCGGCTTCGTCGGCCGGCATACCGTCGCAGAATTACGTGACCACGGATACGACGTCACGACGCTCACTCGCGGCACCCACGGGTTCCAGTTTCCCGACCAGCTGGATGTCGATCACATCGCTGGCGATCGTACCGATGACGAGACGCTGGTCGACGCCGCCCGACAGGTCGAACCGGATATCGTCGTCGACTGTGCGGCCTACTACCCCGCGGACGTCCGCATGGCAACCGAGATATTCGCCGACGTAGATGCTTACATCTACGTCTCGAGCGGCGGTGTCTACAGCAGGCAAGAGATTCCCAAGCGCGAGGACGAGACACCGCTGCACGAGTGCACACCTGAGCAGGCCACCGACGACTCGATGAACACCTACGGGCCGCGGAAAGCCGAATGCGACCGGCTCACCCGTGCAGCCGCCGACGACGGGGTCACCGCCATGAGCGTCCGTCCGTCAGTCGTGTACGGGCCGCAGACGATCCCGGACGACGATGACAGCCGGACGGCTTCCGAGACGACCTTAACTGACGACATTCCGGCCACCTGGGCTGACGAGGACTGGGCCGGACTCCAGACCCATCACGACTACTGGATCGATCGAGTCAACCGCTACGACCGCGTCATCGTTCCGGGTGACGGAACGGCCATCTGGCACCGAGCCTACGTCGAAGACATCGCGAGCGCCATCCGCGTCGTGGCCGAACGGGGCGAATCCGGCGAGGCGTACAACGCCGCTGATCGCCGCGTGTGTACGCTCGAGGACGTCATCGGGCTGATCGCTGACGCCCTCGACACGTCCGTCGAGGTCGTTCACGCGAGTCGGCGCGAACTCGCACAAACTGGTCTCACGCCGAACGACTTCGTCCTGTACCACCATCCGCAAACGGAGTATCCCCACGTACTGGACACCTGTAAACTCCCATCGCTGGGATGGGAGTCAACGCCGCCGGACGTCGCCATGGAACGGACAGTCACAGAATCCATCGCGAGCGACCGTGACGGCAGCGCCCACGACCCGGGTCGTGACGCCGAAGAACGGCTCCTCGAGACGCTTGCTGGATGAAAAGCGCGTAGTCAGGACTGAGTCGGCGTAATCGGCGTAGTCGGCGCAGAAAGAGGGGACACGCTACAGGTCAGAGGATGTTCCGGATCGCGCCACGTGCGAGCGTCGGGAGCTGGCCGACGATCGCGGGGAACGTGAGCCCGAGCTGTTCGGCCATCGACGACTGGTCGAAGTAGACCCTGAGGAACTCGATCCCGTCCTCGGAGACGGTGAAGACGTCGACACCCTCGAGTTCGACCGTGTTCCCCGTCGGCGGAAGCCCGTTGAACGGCCCCGTGTGAGTTCCGTGCAGGGTCCACTCGAGGACGAACACGCCCTCGACGTCCGTCGACAGTAGATCGTGGTCGCCAAAGTGAACGTCCGGAAACCCTCTCACAGTCTCCACGACCCACTTACCGATCTCGGTACCCGTCCGCGGTTCGTCGAACGGCGGGGCGGTGACGGTTCCTCCGGGTGCGAACGCTGCCATCACCGCTTCCGGGTCGTGGTCGTCCCAGCCCTCTACGTAGCGGTTGCAGTATTCGTTCATGTTAGTAGTTGCCATGATCATGGTATCTATACGAGATGGATACATAAATCCGTGTTAACGCCGAGAGCAAGCGTGACGAGGTGGAAGCGATCACTCATGGCACCATCTGGAACTCTCGATGTCGATCCACCCTCGGGGTGAGTAAATGCTCTGTATTCAGTACGCCGTTTCTGCTATCTCCCGGATAAATCGATCGCCGCTTCGTTACCTGTTTACCCTATATTGAACGAAATTACTGTCTTCCTTTGGGGAATTTCTCGGGCGATTATTTCACTAAACTTGTTTTCGAAAGTGGTGTTACGTACGTATGCAAACTTGTCACAGAGAACAGAACAAATATCTAATTGGATTCCATTCAAAGACGTATGGACAGTCGTAGTGTAGCACTCTACGAGAACAAACACTTCCGCACTATCGTCGGCACAGTCGGCATACTTGCCCTCCTCGTAGTTTCACCGATATGACGCTCCGAACAAGTGTTCCGGTGATATTCATATTTGGTGCGATGGTGGCACACGATGTCGTCGATGAGTCACACAACTTGCCCGAGGGGACGAACTGGCTCGTCTACGGGGTATCTCTCTTCGCTGTAGGTGCATACTGGGTAATCATTGCCCCACTCCCGTGGGTTGGCAGTTTCTTGGCTCTCGCTGGTCTCTGGTTCGTCTTTGATAGCGTGACGGCCATCCGATATGGGCCATCTCAGACGACACACGAGTACATATCTGGCCTTGAAGAGGACCAGATGGGGGAGACAATGCTCCGAATGCAGACGTTGAACGTCGTGTATCAGGGTCTTAGAGACGCCCTGAGCCGCAGACAGTCACAGAGCTTGCTACTGATCTTGACCTCACTGAATCACGCATTGAAGGTGCCCTTGGATTTCTGGAAAGCAAAGGCCGTGTTGAGCAGGAGGGGAACCAATACCATGCAGAGCCGCCCCGATGGGGCCGACTGACTCCCGTCGTCCAATTCCTTGTCTGGTTACCGCATCGGGTTGGCCGCCCGTTTCGCCGGGTGACCACCAACGCATAGCTTTGTACTGAGCGATACGTGAGTCCCCTGTACTGAACGGTAGCTCTCAGCAGAATAGTATTCTGTGAGCTATTCTCTGATAATTAAGATTAGTTTCTCTGATTAGTCTCACTCTCTACTTGGCGCTCCAATCTCGAGTTCTTCGACAGCCTTGCAAGGCCTGCTATCGTGATCGACGAGACGGGTGGCAGCCAGTTGCCACGCATGCTCAGCAAGTTCAGGATCGGCCTGCTTGTACTGGACGCTGAACTCAGTCAGTGCGACAGCGATGAGAAGGTCATCTCTATGTTCAGATTCAGGCATCGCCGGCAGTGGCCTCCTGATCGTATATAAATCAGAGCACGACGGCCAGAATACCGGCAAAGAGTCACCGAGCAAGATGGGTACCGAACTATTTCTCTCGAGTTGTAATCCCAATGCTATAAGTGACTAGGTATCATCAATCAAGATGGAAGCTGCGCTCCACCTCGTCGCGGGGGCATGCGTTGAAATGCCCCGGGTGCACCAACACCCGAGACGTGGCTTCCAGCCGCAAGGCTCGAAAGCCATGTTTCGCTTACTTCTAACGGGATATAAACGTCCCGCACGAGAGTCGTATCGCACTCAAGTAGCCGTCGATCCCGACAGTCGCCGCTCGAGGTGGCTATGAGCGAGAAGACACAGTCAGGAGAGGAGGATGACTGGTCGCTGCCGTCGTGTCCGCATTGCGGGAAAGCGGTGATTCTGGTACACACACGCGGTCCGATGGAGCATGTCGCGGCGCCGTGTGGCTGTCGAGTCGCGTCACCTGACCTCTGAGGAATACTCAATCATCGACGCCGATTGAGACTACCGCTGCCACATATTTTGGATCGGCGTAATCAATGCGAAGAGGAGCATTTTCTATTGATCCAGCGGAGATCAGTGAAGGAGCGATCACGGAAACTGATCGTCGATTACGTTCCAAATCCAGTATTGCGCTTCGAACCGCATCCACGAGTTAGTCTTCTGGCGTCGTCACCCGAAGTTCGCCGTCAACCTCGTAGAAGTAGCCTCGCTCGATCAACCGGGAGAGTGCATGGGTCGCGTCGTCGGGTTCGAGGGCCAGTTCATCGGTACTGTGGAGAACTTCGAGCGCTTGCTCTCGAGGGATCGACTGGACATCTTCCTGCTCAGCCGAGTTGAGACTGTGAGTACAAAGGATATCGTACGCGTCCAAGATCCACTCTGGAAGCGGTGGCCGTGGATCAGAGAGATCGTTCATCTCGACGTCGTACTCCACTCTTTGCTATCGACTCGCTTAAGAATACCCCTCAGCGGGTATAGGCCAGACTCTGGGAGGTACCAAACGGTCTCGGAGTGCTCATTCGAGCAACTGGGACTGAGATCCCTATTCAGATCTGTCTCTCCATCACCGATTCCCTGACCTGAAATCTGAGTTGTTTTTCGCGCCTGACGGGTGAGGCGCGACGATGTGTGCCTCGAGAGTACCCATGAGTACAGATCGACTGATCCATCACGAGCAGCAGCAGGAGCACCACCACGATCGCGGCGACACCACTGACCGAGAGCAAAGGTATTCCGGAGACGTTGCTCGACTAAACGGGCATGAGCTCATCGCAATCGACGAGTGGCTCCCAGGCAGGGAGCCGACACCGTACGATCTCGATCTCACCGATGGCTACGAGTACTGCACACGCTACTGGCGCTGTCGGAACTGTGGCCAAGAACGTAATCGTCGCGACGAGTTCAGAGACCCGTGTGAAACACCAGTACCATCGACCCCACTTGAGGCCAGTGGCTACGCAATCGACGACCCACGGACTCGCCGTGCATTGAGTGAGGACATGGACGTCCGCTTTGCCACGGCGGGCGCTCTCTACGAGGTTGTGAGTGAGAGTGGAAATACCTACGAGGTCGATATCGAGAAAGAGACGTGTAGCTGTCCGGACTTCGAGCAGCGCCAGCCAGACGACGGCTGCAAGCATCTTCGGCGTGTCGACCTCGAGATCCGCACCGGGCTGGTTCCCGCTCCAGATGGGACATTCAGCTGCTGACGATGGGTGACTGAGTCATTGCTTGAGACAATTTGTCGCCCCAGACGGGGTGCGGGGGCTCAAATGGAGCCACCGCAGCAATCCATGAATATTGCTGATAGAGTACCAGGGTCGCCAGACAGTGAGACAACTCGTTTTCTGAATCGAGGTATCGCCAGATGACCGACCGCAACGAGTGCCGACTGCCGACCTGTACGAGACTTGCCCGCGATCAAGTAGGGCACGCCGGACGGTTCTGTTCAGACAAGTGTGAAGTCCGATACGATCACTTGCAGGCGGACGCTCGAGACGCTGCTCAAGAGGATTCATACTGATGCTTGAGCAGATCGATCACCGTGGCAAGCACTTCACGATCGATAACGCTATCGTCGACGAAGTAGGTGACGAGCACTCTCGACGGGCAGGTGCACTCGAACAGCAGGCACAGCGAGAGGCTCGCGAACTCGAGCTCTCCGACTCGGTACGCGACCAAGCGTGCCAGCTCTTCCGGAGTGCCCAGAACGAAGATCTGCTTCGTGGCCGATCCATCGAGGCCATCGCCGCGGCCAGCGTGTACGGGGCCTGCAGGTGTAACGGACTCTCGCGGTTACTGGGCGAGGTCAGTGAGACAGCCCGCGTGGCGGAGTCACGGGTCACGGACGCGTACAAAACGCTAAACGAGGAACTCGGCCTCCCCGACGAGCCCGTCTCCCCCAGTATGTTCGTTCCACGGCTCGTCTCGGACCTCAAGTGTCCGGATGCAGTCCGACAGCAGGCCCGAAGGCTCGCGAAGCGTGCTGAGGAACTCGGTGTGACGACCGGTGTCCATCCGGCCGGGTTCGCGGCCGCCTGTTTGTACAAAGCAGGGCTGGAACAGGAGAGATGGGCAGTACAAACCGAAGTCACAGAGGCCGAGAACGTCACTCCAACGACTGTCCGGACGCATCGAGAGACGCTTGATGAACTGGCTGTCTACACCGGCCATGTAGGGAGCAAGGGAGTTCCACCTTCCCAGCGAAGCGAATCTAATGCCGGCGGGAGCTGCTGAAGTCGATCATCGAGCACGGAGAGTGGGTGCGCATCGAGAAAGGTCGCGCCATGCCGATCGACGGGCGTGTCTTCGTAATTGAGTTGGATGTGGCAGGGACCAAGATCTTGATGATCGGCATCCTGATGGAAGCCGAGCATGAGGTTCCGCTCCGGTTCGACCCAGTTGATGCGGTAGTATTCGTGGTCGACACCGGCCGGGTACCAGAAGCGGATTTCCAGTCGTGCGTTCTCCATGTCGTAGGGTTCGCCCAAGAACGTTGCCGGCGCGACATCGGCGATCACGTACCGAGGCCGTCGTCGAGACGGGTGATAGCGCACATCCTCGCAGCCAGCCTGATTCATTAATCGGTTATGAACGTC contains these protein-coding regions:
- a CDS encoding ester cyclase, which codes for MATTNMNEYCNRYVEGWDDHDPEAVMAAFAPGGTVTAPPFDEPRTGTEIGKWVVETVRGFPDVHFGDHDLLSTDVEGVFVLEWTLHGTHTGPFNGLPPTGNTVELEGVDVFTVSEDGIEFLRVYFDQSSMAEQLGLTFPAIVGQLPTLARGAIRNIL